Proteins from a genomic interval of Oceanispirochaeta crateris:
- a CDS encoding sigma-54-dependent transcriptional regulator, whose amino-acid sequence MKVLIVDDETNIREIVVKLLNLEGIEGLSAENGFAAQRIVESDDVDIIVSDLKMPGMDGLELLAWLKEKSFDIPMIMISAFGQADDAVKALKLGAYDYMVKPFEPDVLIHRIKNAANAQSLKRALYSKEQNDSYIAHSSRMKQMKKRIQRIAPTPSTVLITGESGSGKEVTARYIHQLSGHAEGPFLSINVGGVPEELLESELFGHEKGAFTGADRRKIGLFEAAAEGTLFLDEIGEMSSGMQVKLLRVLQEKRIRRLGGIEEIPIKARIISATNKTLEDSVKKGSFREDLFYRLNVARLELPPLRERKEDIIPLASLLLKNLNLKMGSSINNISPEAVMLLESYSFPGNIRELENILERACIYVDETTIRPEDLELPSSTGVVHVQEKPGTLRAMEKELILESLLRWEGNRTKAAQELGITRRTIQNKLIEYGMADRLD is encoded by the coding sequence ATGAAAGTTTTAATTGTTGATGATGAGACGAATATTCGTGAGATCGTTGTGAAGCTCTTGAATCTGGAGGGAATTGAGGGACTCTCCGCAGAAAACGGTTTCGCTGCCCAGCGTATTGTTGAAAGTGATGACGTTGATATTATTGTCAGTGACCTCAAAATGCCTGGAATGGATGGTCTTGAATTATTGGCTTGGCTGAAGGAAAAATCCTTTGATATTCCCATGATTATGATTTCAGCCTTTGGTCAGGCAGATGATGCCGTCAAGGCTCTCAAACTAGGGGCCTATGACTACATGGTAAAACCCTTTGAACCGGATGTTCTGATTCATCGGATTAAAAATGCGGCCAATGCCCAATCACTGAAACGAGCCCTCTATTCTAAAGAGCAAAATGACAGCTACATCGCCCATTCTTCAAGGATGAAGCAGATGAAAAAGAGAATTCAGAGAATAGCCCCGACCCCTTCGACGGTTCTCATCACAGGTGAAAGTGGAAGTGGAAAGGAGGTTACTGCCCGATATATTCATCAGCTCTCCGGTCATGCGGAGGGGCCCTTTTTGAGCATCAATGTGGGGGGTGTCCCCGAGGAGCTTCTTGAAAGTGAACTCTTCGGTCATGAAAAAGGGGCTTTTACGGGTGCTGACAGAAGGAAAATCGGTCTTTTTGAGGCTGCAGCAGAGGGGACTCTGTTCCTTGATGAAATTGGAGAAATGTCTTCAGGCATGCAGGTTAAACTGCTTCGAGTCCTCCAGGAAAAGAGGATCAGAAGACTGGGTGGCATCGAGGAAATTCCCATCAAAGCCAGAATTATTTCTGCTACCAATAAGACTCTTGAGGACTCAGTTAAAAAGGGGAGCTTCCGGGAAGATCTATTTTACCGTCTCAATGTAGCCCGCCTGGAACTTCCGCCCCTAAGGGAGAGAAAGGAAGATATCATTCCCTTGGCATCACTTCTGCTTAAGAATTTGAATTTAAAGATGGGGAGCTCCATAAACAACATTAGCCCAGAGGCTGTTATGCTTCTTGAATCTTACTCATTTCCCGGCAATATAAGAGAATTGGAAAATATTCTGGAAAGGGCCTGTATCTATGTAGATGAGACTACGATCCGCCCTGAAGATCTGGAGTTGCCCAGTTCAACCGGTGTGGTTCATGTTCAGGAAAAACCGGGTACTTTGCGTGCCATGGAAAAGGAACTCATTCTGGAGTCTCTTCTCCGCTGGGAGGGAAACAGGACCAAAGCCGCCCAGG